The Pyxidicoccus sp. MSG2 DNA segment CAGCGCATCGCTGCCGTGGTGGGGGCGTCCGAGACGGCCTTCCTGGTCGCGCCGCCAGCAGAGGGGGTCGTCCGCCTGCGCTACTTCGCGCCCGCGACGGAGATTCCCTTCTGCGGCCACGCCACCGTCGCCACGTTCCACCTGCTGGCCGAGCGCGGACTGCTGAAGTCTCCAGGCACGTACCGGCTGGAGTGCGCGGCGGGCCCCCTGGACGTCGAGCTGGAGTCCCTGGAGATGCGCGGGGCGCGGGCATGGATTGTCACGCCTCGCCAGCCGTGGGTGGAGAGCCCGGTGCCTCTGGAGACGGTGATGCAACTCCTGGGCGGGACGGTGGAGATGGTGGACCGCTCGTTGCCGGTGCTGCGCACCGGGTACCGGTTGGTGGTTCCGATGCGACGCCGTGAGGACGTATGGAACCTGTCGCCACAGTCCCGGGCTCTTGCGGAGGTCCTGCGACCGCAGGGCCTGAACGGTGTGTACGTGTTCACCCGCGAGACGAAGGACGCCAGCAGCGTGGCGCATTCGCGCTACTTCCCACCCGTGATTGGCGTGGCGGAGGACCCGGTGACGGGTGCCGCGGCCGGGCCGCTCGGGATGTACCTGGCGACGCAGGGGGTGCTGGCGCTGCCGGTCGAGGGCGGCACGGTGCGAGCGCGCATCGAGCAGGGGGATGCCATCGGCAAGCCGGGGCGCATCGAGGTGGAGGTCACCGGCCGGGCGGGAGCGCCCGAGCGGGCACGGATTGGCGGCGTGGCGGTGACGGTCTTCGAGGGCACGCTGCGGGCCTGATTCAGGACGTCCTGGGAATCGAGCGGCGGCCGGGCTGTTCCGGGGCGCATGAGAGCGACTCGTTGGCTCCTGGCCGCCGTGCTCCTGGGGACCGGGGCCTGCCGTACCGCGCAACCGGATGCCCCGGCCCGGGACGCGCAGGCCACCGCCGTGACGTGTGAGCTTCCCGCTTCACCTTCCGAGCTCATCCCCCTGTCGGAGGACCCGTACCCGGGCGAATTGCACGAGGTCTTCGACGTGCCGGATGTCCCGGAGTGGTGGGCTCCGGCGCCGCCCGAGGCCGAGCGTGAGCGCTACCGCACGGCCCTGGGGGCACGGCTCGGGGAGCAGGCCCTGGGGCACCGCGCCCTGCTGGAGCGCGTCCATGCCACGCATGCGGCCCTGGTGGGCACGCCGATGGGGCGCGAGTCGGAGAACACCTCGCGCGTCCTCGCGGGGACGGCGGGCCAGGTGGGGCCCGTCTCCTGCCTGGAGTGGAGCCTCTTCCAG contains these protein-coding regions:
- a CDS encoding PhzF family phenazine biosynthesis protein, encoding MQVTIVDAFTKTPGEGNRAGVVLDAAGLDAEAMQRIAAVVGASETAFLVAPPAEGVVRLRYFAPATEIPFCGHATVATFHLLAERGLLKSPGTYRLECAAGPLDVELESLEMRGARAWIVTPRQPWVESPVPLETVMQLLGGTVEMVDRSLPVLRTGYRLVVPMRRREDVWNLSPQSRALAEVLRPQGLNGVYVFTRETKDASSVAHSRYFPPVIGVAEDPVTGAAAGPLGMYLATQGVLALPVEGGTVRARIEQGDAIGKPGRIEVEVTGRAGAPERARIGGVAVTVFEGTLRA